In Temnothorax longispinosus isolate EJ_2023e unplaced genomic scaffold, Tlon_JGU_v1 HiC_scaffold_360, whole genome shotgun sequence, a single genomic region encodes these proteins:
- the LOC139824412 gene encoding UDP-glycosyltransferase UGT5-like isoform X1 codes for MINALLSRNEKRRNATLGIQDTFASKPLSILLIEPIPSTSHHVWTEHLVKGLLRRGHRVHSMSIHETKVKGKLAQNLTYAVFDGLMQTYEETEDYNPAEWEQYSVLYTAYFTYQWGIHACDTMIKTRGAKHLLEMIKTVEFDVIVQDITLTQCFYGLWEVAKGKPPIVGYIPFGPAPWLKDYIGGPSYPTVRPYTHAAIAKPEGLWLRTWNALYYTVDNLIRHYYFFPIIQRLTEKYVGHAIRPLHEIERESINIVLINSHPAFEPAIPLPPNTLEIAGLNAQAVQPITGETVVTYPKDVRVFFDGAKNGAIVISLGTNVKWKNIGLDKIKTVILALSKLKQRVLWKLEIEVSFEIPDNVMIVKWMPQSEVLSHKNVRAIWTHGGLLSTQEAIWKGIPMIVMPFFMDQKSNTRILVAKGVGIYLDIKTLSTQSILHAVEEVLYNESYTRNMKQLSSEFRDRPISPLDLAIWSIEYTVRHPNGTLVTPLRSQSWVEQNLIDVYAFLFLNFFIILLSIFFVIKLLINFYYNYMYTASKLRKSKQA; via the exons CTCGAAATGAGAAGAGGAGGAATGCTACACTAGGCATACAGGATACATTTG CGTCGAAACCATTGTCGATTTTATTGATAGAGCCTATTCCGTCGACCAGTCATCACGTCTGGACAGAACATTTGGTTAAAGGACTGCTTCGCAGAGGCCATCGTGTACACTCAATGAGCATACATGAGACTAAGGTTAAAGGAAAGCTTGCGCAGAATTTGACGTACGCC GTTTTCGATGGTTTGATGCAAACTTATGAAGAAACTGAGGATTATAACCCAGCTGAATGGGAACAATACAGCGTACTTTATACGGCGTATTTTACATATCAGTGGGGTATTCATGCATGTGACACAATGATAAAAACTAGAGGAGCGAAACACCTTCTGGAAATGATCAAAACAGTCGAGTTTGATGTTATAGTGCAGGACATTACTTTAACTCAATGTTTTTACGGATTATGGGAG GTTGCTAAAGGTAAGCCACCCATAGTAGGCTATATTCCATTCGGTCCTGCACCTTGGCTCAAGGATTATATCGGTGGTCCAAGTTATCCGACTGTTCGACCATATACACATGCAGCCATTGCGAAGCCTGAAGGTTTGTGGTTGAGAACATGGAATGCTCTATATTACACTGTCGACAATCTGATACGACATTACTATTTCTTCCCTATTATTCAACGACTTACTGAAAAATATGTAGGCCATGCAATCAGACCATTACatgaaatagaaagagaaagcatTAATATTGTACTAATTAATAGCCATCCTGCGTTCGAGCCTGCGATCCCATTGCCACCGAACACCCTGGAGATCGCAGGATTGAATGCCCAGGCCGTACAACCAATTACCGGTGAAACAGTCGTAACGTATCCTAAG GATGTGCGCGTATTTTTCGACGGAGCAAAGAATGGAGCCATCGTAATATCATTGGGAACAAAtgtaaaatggaaaaatatcgGCCTAGACAAGATTAAAACTGTTATACTTGCACTGTCGAAACTGAAGCAACGAGTGCTGTGGAAGCTAGAGATTGAAGTGTCATTTGAAATACCGGACAATGTAATGATTGTGAAATGGATGCCGCAAAGCGAAGTTTTAT CTCATAAAAATGTCAGAGCGATCTGGACACATGGTGGTCTTCTGAGTACGCAGGAAGCTATTTGGAAAGGTATACCAATGATCGTAATGCCTTTTTTTATGGACCAAAAATCTAATACAAGAATATTAGTAGCTAAAGGTGTTGGCATATACTTGGACATTAAAACTTTGTCCACACAGTCCATATTACACGCAGTTGAAGAAGTACTTTACAATGAAAG tTATACAAGAAACATGAAACAATTATCTAGCGAATTCCGGGATCGGCCAATATCGCCATTAGATTTAGCTATTTGGAGCATTGAATACACCGTCCGCCACCCAAATGGAACTTTAGTAACGCCGTTGAGATCTCAGAGCTGGGTGGAACAAAATCTGATTGATGTCTACgcatttttgtttcttaatttcttcataatattgttaagtatattttttgtaataaagctattgattaatttttattataattatatgtacaccGCATCTAAATTACGTAAGAGCAAACAAGCATAA
- the LOC139824412 gene encoding UDP-glycosyltransferase UGT5-like isoform X2: MSIHETKVKGKLAQNLTYAVFDGLMQTYEETEDYNPAEWEQYSVLYTAYFTYQWGIHACDTMIKTRGAKHLLEMIKTVEFDVIVQDITLTQCFYGLWEVAKGKPPIVGYIPFGPAPWLKDYIGGPSYPTVRPYTHAAIAKPEGLWLRTWNALYYTVDNLIRHYYFFPIIQRLTEKYVGHAIRPLHEIERESINIVLINSHPAFEPAIPLPPNTLEIAGLNAQAVQPITGETVVTYPKDVRVFFDGAKNGAIVISLGTNVKWKNIGLDKIKTVILALSKLKQRVLWKLEIEVSFEIPDNVMIVKWMPQSEVLSHKNVRAIWTHGGLLSTQEAIWKGIPMIVMPFFMDQKSNTRILVAKGVGIYLDIKTLSTQSILHAVEEVLYNESYTRNMKQLSSEFRDRPISPLDLAIWSIEYTVRHPNGTLVTPLRSQSWVEQNLIDVYAFLFLNFFIILLSIFFVIKLLINFYYNYMYTASKLRKSKQA, encoded by the exons ATGAGCATACATGAGACTAAGGTTAAAGGAAAGCTTGCGCAGAATTTGACGTACGCC GTTTTCGATGGTTTGATGCAAACTTATGAAGAAACTGAGGATTATAACCCAGCTGAATGGGAACAATACAGCGTACTTTATACGGCGTATTTTACATATCAGTGGGGTATTCATGCATGTGACACAATGATAAAAACTAGAGGAGCGAAACACCTTCTGGAAATGATCAAAACAGTCGAGTTTGATGTTATAGTGCAGGACATTACTTTAACTCAATGTTTTTACGGATTATGGGAG GTTGCTAAAGGTAAGCCACCCATAGTAGGCTATATTCCATTCGGTCCTGCACCTTGGCTCAAGGATTATATCGGTGGTCCAAGTTATCCGACTGTTCGACCATATACACATGCAGCCATTGCGAAGCCTGAAGGTTTGTGGTTGAGAACATGGAATGCTCTATATTACACTGTCGACAATCTGATACGACATTACTATTTCTTCCCTATTATTCAACGACTTACTGAAAAATATGTAGGCCATGCAATCAGACCATTACatgaaatagaaagagaaagcatTAATATTGTACTAATTAATAGCCATCCTGCGTTCGAGCCTGCGATCCCATTGCCACCGAACACCCTGGAGATCGCAGGATTGAATGCCCAGGCCGTACAACCAATTACCGGTGAAACAGTCGTAACGTATCCTAAG GATGTGCGCGTATTTTTCGACGGAGCAAAGAATGGAGCCATCGTAATATCATTGGGAACAAAtgtaaaatggaaaaatatcgGCCTAGACAAGATTAAAACTGTTATACTTGCACTGTCGAAACTGAAGCAACGAGTGCTGTGGAAGCTAGAGATTGAAGTGTCATTTGAAATACCGGACAATGTAATGATTGTGAAATGGATGCCGCAAAGCGAAGTTTTAT CTCATAAAAATGTCAGAGCGATCTGGACACATGGTGGTCTTCTGAGTACGCAGGAAGCTATTTGGAAAGGTATACCAATGATCGTAATGCCTTTTTTTATGGACCAAAAATCTAATACAAGAATATTAGTAGCTAAAGGTGTTGGCATATACTTGGACATTAAAACTTTGTCCACACAGTCCATATTACACGCAGTTGAAGAAGTACTTTACAATGAAAG tTATACAAGAAACATGAAACAATTATCTAGCGAATTCCGGGATCGGCCAATATCGCCATTAGATTTAGCTATTTGGAGCATTGAATACACCGTCCGCCACCCAAATGGAACTTTAGTAACGCCGTTGAGATCTCAGAGCTGGGTGGAACAAAATCTGATTGATGTCTACgcatttttgtttcttaatttcttcataatattgttaagtatattttttgtaataaagctattgattaatttttattataattatatgtacaccGCATCTAAATTACGTAAGAGCAAACAAGCATAA